From Plasmodium malariae genome assembly, chromosome: 8:
tttatattatatatatttttatttttaatagaaatatctacgtaaaaacaatttttataaaattaatattcgTAGTAATGACTCATTTAATGTAGCCTTTGTCTTTAGTAAATTAATTTCACGCAGGGTGATAGGctatatttacttttcttCTCCTTAAATTTGATAATGCATGTGTAGATATGTATTCTGTTAATTCCTGTTTATGACTATCATCTAGACTACGtctaattaattttttccctattaattttgtatttatccAGGATACAATCGGAGTAAACTATTTTACAAACGATGCGTATAAGAAGTTTAcattagaattattaaataaatatttattatttttttatttattaaagataaatatatattagtaaattagaatacttatatttatattctatatttctatttaccTTATATAGAATGAagctaataaataaaattcctGCAAGTGGAAAAGCAACCAACATTAAAATTTGAGATATACCATAAGTAGATTGACCAGTTGTAGGTGTCGTTCCACCAGGAAAATGATCATCTATTCTTTTCAAATCACTATATTCTGAAtgatattcttttatttcatacTTTAAAGTAGTTAGCTTTTTGCTAAAACATTCAGGAACATGCTTCTTAAGTACTATACAGTAATCCATAGAATTGGATGAATTACAGATTCCAAACACTTCATTGTATGTATTGATAGCTTGATCAAGGTATTCTTTAGATTCACTATCACAAAAATTACCATGAATCCTAAGAGTTGCCTCAATAGTATCGTGATATTTACAATATTCATACACaatcttcattttattaaactCCTCCTTACTAATACTTCCAAAAAAATCACACTTGCACTTATCCCTTCCAGCAATTGTTTTTGAACAAGTattaaatattgtaataatatctGAAAACGAACCTTCATTTGataatgtattaaataatttattaccCATCCAGTAGTACAAACTATGACATTGTTCATTACACTTATGACCATTATCAGAAAAAGATATGAAACATAAAGCATGTAGAATCTTATCTTTAACACTTTTAATATCATTGTAACTATTTAATTGAGATATAAATggtttaattttatcttcttcactgtaacaataatagtcCTTTGATGATTCAAAATCTTTATAATTTCTCGATGATAATATATCTAAAATACTTTTCTTagcattaaaataaaaaaaaaaattacaaataatgggaaaatattattactccgaataattttattaatatatttatttaaaaaaacaaatattattcaaTGAATACTAAATATgatgtaatattaaaaagtttataAACCTGTAGTATAGATGTCATTTTTAAAGATGGGTTAATACCTGgaatattagaaataaaagaaaaaacattttttttaaataattttatatatatatattatattagaaattaatatttttcttatgctatattaaatatttaaaaaagtatatagtaattatattcttataattctttttcaatttttttttgaaatataaactaaataatataattatttttatgtaaaagtaacatttataaatatgatatacactgtataagatatatacaacaaaagaataaataagaataacgATATTTTAAGATTTTCTAACTTACTTAAATGTTACACGACTTAATTACATATAGCAAGTAGgataacttttattttaatatacatattcagaaattatttcatatatacatttatataattttttttataagaatttttgggtatatattaatgacgaaataatttttttacatttattattataagaaaTTCTTCtctaaaatatgtaattatatatttgtaattaacctgacaaaataatttactttgtttatttacttataatttcgttgcaaatattaaaattaagaaattatttataatatataaattcatgcTATATTTgtctttaaatatatttaatgaaatatttatataatatgtaatattaaattttggAATGATTatgtgtaaaaaaataatttaaaaatatcaatttttcatttaatatatagaacTATTTccttgatatatatatttatcttttatatctctctatacttataaatattatggttttataattttcaaagttcttaaaatacattttatgaaactttaattaataacatcaatatatatagcaaCAACTTATTACTTCCATTAAAAGttaattcttaatatttttatagagATAAACTAAAtcctaaaaaaaagaaaccttaataatttttaatttaataaaaatgatatacgcctaaaattaatttatttaaattattattataattacatatttattgaGAATGTAGTGCACtatcttatataaaatttttataaaattaagaataaaaatatttaaataaaatataattaaaataaattttgtataattgatatttttcagaaatatatataaaactaataatttatttgactatattataattatagtgAACATTACTAACATATTACCTACTCTTATTATAAGGGGGTTGTCACCACTACTTTACAGCATTAATTTTATGgagttattaaaataaattatcaaataaag
This genomic window contains:
- the PmUG01_08012100 gene encoding PIR protein, with product MTSILQKSILDILSSRNYKDFESSKDYYCYSEEDKIKPFISQLNSYNDIKSVKDKILHALCFISFSDNGHKCNEQCHSLYYWMGNKLFNTLSNEGSFSDIITIFNTCSKTIAGRDKCKCDFFGSISKEEFNKMKIVYEYCKYHDTIEATLRIHGNFCDSESKEYLDQAINTYNEVFGICNSSNSMDYCIVLKKHVPECFSKKLTTLKYEIKEYHSEYSDLKRIDDHFPGGTTPTTGQSTYGISQILMLVAFPLAGILFISFILYKFTPIVSWINTKLIGKKLIRRSLDDSHKQELTEYISTHALSNLRRRKVNIAYHPA